The proteins below come from a single Aptenodytes patagonicus chromosome 2, bAptPat1.pri.cur, whole genome shotgun sequence genomic window:
- the SGO1 gene encoding shugoshin 1 has product MAEYLKKPFKDSLGDIKERMKEKRNQKWTRLGKISQISTVKCKIATNSSMQMKSIQANNRALAQALQEEKLKLRDAQATILHLRKEYQDLKVQMFNLQRNLRFKQAQGLVENRLSALNEIISKVSQNLLDSIDLLGPAENLCSIGVNRRVLSSVLENSSSVIGQISSVGPLQCADGDDQVLPSGMEADSGRNEPAHSVSEICEESDNAISLTKIVPDKGRTSDFHLDNIGSELENVSSGGEEGFGNVLPKSVSTRRRYSKTRNHNELCAGVLDHSEAPDSTKEISKEDEIRLEESLETCTVESINSDISQLNENKVGSELVLRRIDSETAQFNLNNNSDLKQREWKSREGSQVRKEKHQKGKLQWPKNTSRQRPKKRQGKEASKEKLDFLGGSSDAYDFHFEERVHVTPFRQNKVNDRDTGVDDKDDLPENNTIESSDTEEDSDDSLYEPYKSKSKKRKSSVDKKDTSPVHARPRSKRCLAQREQKLHNEKETESNISSDKSIRQPSEPPHGHLCDVTNTTSLLPSAGNVTIVPEGEGPRSPKRKRSCTLTVSYKEPSIAGKLRRGDPFTDTNFLNSPIFKQKKDAKRCSFKKEPLSKYDEKFVGCR; this is encoded by the exons ATGGCTGAATACTTGAAAAAGCCCTTCAAAGACAGTCTGGGTGATATAAAAGAacgaatgaaagagaaaagaaatcagaaatggaCAAGGTTGGGTAAAATTAGCCAGATCTCCACTGTAAAGTGCAAAATAGCAA CCAACAGCTCCATGCAAATGAAGAGCATCCAAGCAAACAACAGAGCTCTAGCTCaggctttgcaagaagaaaagctCAAACTGAGGGATGCCCAGGCTACCATTCTTCATTTAAGGAAAGAGTATCAAGATCTGAAGGTTCAGATGTTTAACTTGCAAAGAAATCTTAGGTTCAAGCAAGCACAAGGACTTGTTgag AATCGACTGTCAGCCTTGAATGAGATAATTTCAAAAGTTTCACAGAATTTACTGGACTCAATTGATCTTCTTGGCCCAGCAGAGAATTTGTGTTCCATAGGTGTA AATCGGAGAGTGCTTTCTTCAGTTCTTGAAAATAGTTCCAGTGTCATAGGACAAATAAGTTCAGT AGGACCTCTACAGTGTGCTGACGGAGATGACCAAGTGCTTCCGAGTGGGATGGAGGCTGATAGTGGTAGAAATGAGCCGGCTCATTCTGTGTCGGAGATCTGTGAAGAATCTGACAATGCCATTTCCTTAACCAAAATCGTTCCAGACAAAG GACGAACATCAGATTTTCATCTGGACAACATAGGGTCAGAGctggaaaatgtttcttcaggTGGAGAGGAAGGATTTGGTAATGTGTTACCAAAAAGTGTGTCCACCAGGCGTCGCTATTCAAAGACGAGAAATCACAATGAACTTTGCGCTGGTGTCTTGGACCATTCAGAAGCACCTGATTCAACAAAAGAGATTTCTAAAGAGGATGAAATTAGACTTGAGGAAAGTCTAGAGACATGTACGGTAGAAAGCATTAATTCAGATATTTCTCAGTTAAATGAAAACAAGGTAGGTTCAGAGCTGGTATTGAGGCGGATAGATTCTGAAACTGCACAGTTCAACTTAAACAATAATTCTGATCTTAAACAACGTGAGTGGAAAAGCAGAGAAGGCTCTCAAGTAAGGAAAGAGAAGCATCAGAAGGGAAAACTGCAATGGCCTAAAAATACTTCCAgacaaagaccaaaaaaaagacaGGGTAAAGAGGCTTCCAAAGAAAAGTTGGATTTCTTGGGTGGCTCCAGTGATGCTTATGACTTTCATTTTGAAGAGCGTGTCCACGTTACACCTTTTCGACAAAATAAGGTGAATGACAGAGATACTGGTGTGGATGACAAAGACGACTTACCTGAAAATAATACCATCGAGTCAAGCGATACTGAAGAAGATTCAGATGATAGCCTTTATGAGCCTTACAAGAGTAAAtcgaaaaaaaggaaaagttcagtGGACAAGAAAGATACATCGCCAGTCCATGCAAGGCCAAGGTCTAAAAGATGTTTGGCACAGCGTGAGCAGAAACTCCATAATGAAAAAGAGACTGAAAGCAATATATCAAGTGACAAGTCTATTA GGCAGCCTTCTGAGCCACCTCATGGTCATCTCTGTGATGTTACCAATACCACCTCATTGCTCCCCAGCGCTGGGAATGTAACTATTGTTCCAGAAGGTGAAGGACCACGATCTCCAAAACGCAAGCGAAGCTGTACTCTTACTGTGAGCTATAAAGAACCAAGTATTGCAGG gaaaCTCAGGAGAGGAGATCCATTTACAGATACAAATTTTCTGAATTCTCcaattttcaagcagaaaaaagaTGCTAAACGCTGTTCTTTTAAGAAAGAACCTCTGTCAAAATACGATGAGAAATTTGTTGGTTGTCGTTGA